A genomic window from Cupriavidus metallidurans CH34 includes:
- a CDS encoding MotA/TolQ/ExbB proton channel family protein, with translation MQDLGLSHLWSQGDFVMRATAIILLIMSLLSWIVILTKAWDLIRLKKMAHGAEKRFWHSDDFDHALDTLGANDANPFRMLAVTGREAAQHHRASQPQLHDALDISDWLTRSLKSAIDEAVARMQSGLAILASVGSTAPFVGLFGTVWGIYHALIGIGASGVPTIDKVAGPVGEALIMTAFGLAVAIPAVLGYNALSRGNKGVISKLNRFAHDLHAYFVTGARVRPTTGGVRADDASVRLAVKN, from the coding sequence GCAAGGCGATTTCGTCATGCGCGCGACCGCCATCATTCTGCTGATCATGTCGCTCCTGTCGTGGATCGTGATCCTCACCAAGGCGTGGGATCTGATCCGCCTCAAGAAGATGGCGCACGGCGCGGAAAAGCGCTTCTGGCATTCCGACGATTTCGACCACGCGCTCGACACGCTCGGCGCCAACGATGCCAACCCGTTCCGCATGCTGGCCGTCACCGGCCGTGAGGCGGCTCAGCATCACCGCGCCAGCCAGCCGCAATTGCATGACGCACTCGACATCTCGGACTGGCTGACCCGTTCGCTCAAGAGTGCGATCGACGAAGCCGTGGCGCGAATGCAATCAGGTCTGGCCATTCTGGCGTCGGTGGGTTCGACGGCCCCGTTCGTCGGCCTGTTCGGCACCGTGTGGGGCATCTACCACGCGCTGATCGGCATTGGCGCCTCCGGCGTGCCGACGATCGACAAGGTTGCCGGCCCGGTGGGCGAAGCGCTGATCATGACCGCCTTCGGCCTGGCCGTGGCGATCCCGGCCGTGCTCGGCTACAACGCGCTGAGCCGCGGCAACAAGGGCGTCATCAGCAAGTTGAACCGCTTCGCGCACGACCTGCACGCCTATTTCGTGACCGGCGCCCGTGTGCGCCCGACCACTGGTGGCGTCCGCGCCGATGACGCGTCGGTCCGCCTGGCCGTCAAGAACTAA
- the hemP gene encoding hemin uptake protein HemP produces MSTLSLPMSQPREVTRRRLSLRRVEVVQQDRRETSTASSAIESVKSAVAALPARLEALMRQDAPAVGSTAQPVPLEAIMHGATTLPILHNGNVYTLRVTRYGKLILTK; encoded by the coding sequence ATGAGCACCCTGAGCCTGCCGATGTCGCAACCGCGTGAAGTCACGCGCCGCCGTCTGTCACTGCGCCGCGTGGAGGTTGTCCAGCAGGACAGGCGGGAGACGTCGACGGCCTCGTCAGCAATCGAATCGGTCAAATCGGCGGTCGCCGCCCTGCCCGCTCGCCTGGAAGCACTGATGCGCCAGGACGCGCCGGCCGTCGGTAGCACCGCGCAGCCCGTACCGCTAGAAGCCATCATGCACGGCGCGACGACGCTGCCGATTCTGCACAACGGGAACGTCTATACGCTGCGTGTCACGCGCTACGGGAAACTGATTCTGACCAAGTGA
- a CDS encoding ExbD/TolR family protein has product MAFGTLDGDDDEVMSEINMTPLVDVMLVLLIIFIITIPVINHAVKIDLPRATNQPNDAKPQSINVSIDAQGKVFWNQQEVDDATLDQRISEAALQQPQPELHLRADREVRYERVAQVMAAAQHGGLGKIGFITEPKH; this is encoded by the coding sequence ATGGCATTCGGCACGCTCGACGGAGACGATGACGAGGTGATGAGCGAGATCAACATGACGCCACTGGTCGACGTCATGCTGGTGCTGCTGATCATCTTCATCATCACAATTCCCGTCATCAATCACGCGGTGAAGATCGACCTGCCGCGCGCGACTAACCAGCCCAACGACGCCAAGCCGCAGAGCATCAACGTCTCGATCGATGCCCAAGGCAAGGTGTTCTGGAACCAGCAGGAAGTTGACGACGCCACGCTGGATCAGCGCATTTCGGAAGCCGCCTTGCAGCAGCCGCAACCGGAGTTGCATCTGCGCGCGGACCGCGAAGTTCGCTACGAGCGCGTCGCCCAGGTCATGGCCGCGGCGCAGCACGGCGGCCTCGGCAAGATCGGGTTCATTACCGAACCGAAGCACTAG